Genomic window (Prionailurus bengalensis isolate Pbe53 chromosome E3, Fcat_Pben_1.1_paternal_pri, whole genome shotgun sequence):
TTTGTTCAATTATAATAACAAAGTATaataccaaattattttataattttataaattatataatttttatatataaatataaattaaaaatattttttataattatataatttataaattataattctgtaaaattaagactttttaaattaatatgccTTATGGATCTTTAAGAATAAATTTGGACATTTTAGGGGGATATGCTTAAGTTATGGGATAATTAAGCATGTTTATTTAAAGATGTTTCCCCTATAGCAGAATGGATTAGTGGTAGAAAATGTCCTTTGAATTGTTTTTCACATGTAACAATGCattgctgctgtgttttgggCAAGTTTGTAACCATGTAATGTAACAACTTAACAAAGGACATCATCCTCTGACCTTGAGTTTATTAGTCAGATGACATTCTAATCTGCTAATTCATAACTCTGGGAGAAAATTTTTCAGAAGTAAACAGTGAATGTTTCATGGTAATCAGTATGTGGCTCAGTCcacaacaattttattttttgatcttAATGGAGAAGGAAGAACACTGTTTCATAGCCACAATTCAGCCTTGACCATGGGCAGCATGTAAGGTCCAGCTGCTGACAAGGAGTCTCAGGGCTCATCAGGAGCCCTTCTGCTGTATCTGTCACTGCAGTTTTACAGGGACAAGAACTAGAGGAGAGAAAGGTACATATCTGCCCAGTGAGGGTCTACAGCAGCCATCATATCTGTGTAGCAAAGACAATACAAGggcgaactttttttttttaatcataattcaaaaaaacaaaaagggctTTCTTGGAggatctttttgtgtttttactctattttatttctattttccctcCCTGGGactaaatttataaagaatttggATTTGAGCTGTTGGTTGCTACCTTGGCATCAAGTGGGCATGAAGCCCAGTATTATGCTTGGAATGTAGTTGTTATCATCTTACTGGAATGCTCAGATACAGCTGTTGGGTAGAAACTTAACGTCCTCCTCAAAACAGTGAGACCCTGATGGGCTACAACCCAGGATTCATtagaatctgaaaaataataCAGGAATAGAGAAATTAGTTTATACTGATTATAACATGGCCCGTAGTAGCCTTGAGTCTTTTGTTACTATAATTAAACGTGGCTTTAGAACCAGGGATTACCATGGCTTTGTGCATAcacgtgtctttttttttttttttttttaacatttatttattttcgagaaagagagaggccatgagcaggggaggagcagagatagagagggagacagagaatctgaagtaggctctaggctccaagctgtcagcacagagcccgacgcggggctcgaactcacaaactgggagatcatgacctgagctgaagtcagaggctcaactgactgagccacccaggcgcccctacacttgcCTTTATGTAAAAACTCATTCCTGTGCTATACAAGGGGTCTTAATAGTACAGAAACTTTTTCACGTTCATAAGAGAATGgtgaattgttttttatttagacTTTCTTTAGGGGAtagctttttaaatttgagaggatgatattttctgtttaaagattTGCTTATAGTGAAGGGGAAAATTTTTTTGTAGGACCACTGAGCAACAGCAAAGATTCCATGAAATTTGTAGCAATCTAGTAAAAACTCGACGCAGAGCTGTGGGCTGGTGGAAACGCCTCTTTACACTAAAGGAAGAAAAGCCTAAAAtggtactttttttgttttgacttatTTAAGTAGAGCAAAAGTTTAAGATCGagtccatttttattcattgtaGCCTAATGAtggcctttttgttttaatagttgtagtttgatatttattatttgttggtTTGACTCCTCCAACtacatttgtaaatgtttatctGTATGAATTAGATTGAATTATTGGaagttaaaattgtattttgcATTTAACTTTGTACTCTAGCAGAGCAAAATGTTTCTTCTATGCTTActaatataaaagtaaaagacaaatacttaaaaagcatttattctcTTACCTCTTAGCTTCACATGAGGTTACTATGTGAATTATTAATTGTAAAAGTAAATTGATTTTAAACTAATTTATATATAGAATGACAGTAATTCTAGAAGGGAATGTGTATAAATTCTATAAAGTAGACCTAATGGAATTTCCTATGGGTTTTTATGTAATACATAAAACCTaatatgtaagatatatataaTCCTTAGATACGAAGTCTTTTAAGAAAAGTTGTAACAAGTACTGGATTATTTTCTAACCTTTGAAACAGGGTCCTACAGTTAGgcttctgggtctgtttctaggGGTTGATAACTTcttgttgttttcattgttagTACTTCATGACCATGATCGTTTCTCTTGCTGCGGTTGCGTGGGTGGGACAGCAAGTCCACAACCTGCTGCTCACCTACCTGATAGGTAAGTCTCTGAGGAGGGGCTGTAGACATATTCTGGCAGTAGAGGTCTGAGTGGGACTTTGTAAAGTAGTATCTGTGTGCTTGTCGAGTTGGAAGGTACAGATGGAGGAACTGCCAGTCtagaaagagaattaaaaccTACAGCCTTGCTTTCTGGGAGTTTGTGGTCTTCGAGTAAGTTAAGACATACTAACCAAGGTAGAAAGTGGTGTGGAAGAGGTAAAAATAAGCAGTGTTCATTATCTGAGGTTGGGGGGTGTGACAGAAGTTTCAGGGGATCAATACCAGTGAAAGTAATGGAGTGTCTGATAGTCTGGGAGACTAACTTCTATAAAATATAATCACCTGTAGGAAGTTAATTAATGCCTCCTtaattctgtttgtttatttttaagtgactttcTTACTGTTGCTTCCTGGATTGAACCAGCACGGAATCATTTTGAAGTACATTGGAATGGCCAAAAGGGAGATAAATAAGCTtctcaaacaaaaagaaaagaaaaatgaataatgcGTCTGCTTTACTGAGTGTAATGAATGGCATACACCTTGTCCTTGGGAACAGTTTCTCTTAATGCTGTCTGGATTCTGAAATGTTACAGAAGTAGCtccttgctctccctctttctgcccttagTAGAAATTCAGCCTTGCCAAGTAAGGCTTTATGCATAGTGTCTTCATGTGAAGTGTAGCTGAATGCATTCTCATCACTTGGCCTTATGTGGACAGTTCATTCGTGAGTACgacttgttttgatttttctcaccCAGGTTCATTGAATTCTTACTTTTAGgcaacttcctttaaaaatacgTAGTGGTGAACTTCACCTTTTAGTATACTTAACTGTGATGTTGGATAATTGTTCCTGTTGATCTTCGCTTTAGCTAGATACAAGGTAGTGGTCTGTGGCTACAGGAAGCTGGTTCTACTGTCTGCTTCCACAGTCTGCTTAAACTGTCTGGCTCCATGAATACAGAGACCAAGTTTCCCGCTTCTGATGAAGAGACCAATTAAGATTCATTCCTCACACTGTTTCTGTACTGTGGGAGAAGATCCTTCTGGAATCAAATGAAACCAATTCCATGCCCTAGTATGTGTTGGTTTCTGCCTTGTGTAAAACTTAGCAATTTGTAAGAAACACTGATCCTTCTTCCCAAATGGGGAGTATGACAGGCTTAGAGCTCTTCTCTCCTTGCTCTGAGACTTCGAGTTGTTAGATCCTTAAAGGCTTTTTAACAGCAGGCTTCTAAAAGTTTGTGTTAAgtatttttagcatatttttaatttcagattttccAGCTGACTGAACCTAAGTATATAATAGGTTAAGACTCAGGTCTATGACCTTCACTCCGACACCAGCCAATAAAGGACAGAAGTCTTCCTATATGTAGTCAAGATTTCATTTCAGTAGAAAATAAATCTTATCCCTACTAATTTTTCAAGACCAGACTAAGCCTTTTAAAGGTAAGCCTCAAGATTCTCATTTGAAGGTAATTGTGGGCTGCTTTGGTCCCCTTAGATTGGGCATACGAGGTGGTGACTATGCTGGCATCTGACTTTTTCCCTAgttatttctgtgaagaatgcagGGGCTGTTGGGGAGAGCAGACTTTTGGCGACGATAGGTGGCCTCTGGTCTACAGAGATTTTGTAACTCCTTGGAAAGTGTAGAATCATCCTCCCTCTCGGTAGCTAGAAATTTAGAATAGTTGAAAACTGTAGGAATTGAAACTCTGAGGGCTGAAAATGTGACATTTGGGAACAGTTCTTAAACTCTGATTAAGTAGCTGTAATATAGTTTTGTGAATTTATTGCACTGATGCTGTAAAACCTGGACTTTGTGGTATATCTGTCCCTAAATAAGTGTTGTTTTCTCCCCTTCAATATTACTGTAAACAATGGCAACCATTGTAGcataatgtttgatttttttttttttttttttaatgttcatatgaAACCTACAAACTACCttaatttttacatgtgttttccATTGTAGATAAGCCTGTCTTGCTGTCTGgatttttttgtgtatatgtgttctACCAATTAACTACTTTTGCAGTTTTAAtcttgtattatttcttctaCTTGGTTTTGTGTAAAAGGGGAACAATAAAGCTGGAATCCCTCCTTGTGTCTTGCTTTCTTTATACCTTAGCCATTAAGGTGTTGACAGGATGTGTGAATCCAGTTACTGAACTACCCTGAGTGATCATTACATGCCTACTCTtgaagaacaaaatgaaacaaaaggtgTAAATTAATTGATTCAGCAAACTTGAGGCACCGTGCTAGATGGAAAAGGAGATACAACGGAAAGCCGTGGCCAAAGATGAAGTATGAGAGGGCCATGCTGGAAGAACAGGCAGGGAGCAGTGCAGGCTGGAGAGAAAGTGCCTGTTATTGTTACTTCTGCAGGACCCAGCTCAGAGTTGCATGACGTACTCGCTTATTGGTGGATGACTTCTGTCTGTACTTTGAACTCTAATCATGAAAAGTTTtactggcacctgggtggctcgctcagttaagcatctgactcttgattttggctgaggtcacgatctcgtggttgtAAGATAGAGTCCTCtgttctgagtgtggagcctgtttaggatttgctctctctcctgcttctgcgccttccccttccctgcgctggctttctctctctctcaaaatatagtaaaaacaaaaaaaaattttttttaattgaggaaggagtgcctgcctggctcagtcagtacagcatgcaactcttgatcttggggttgtgagtttgagcccattgggcatagagtttacttaaaaggATTAAATTGTTTGATCAGTGGGCCTCATTGTCTATACTTAGTGGGTCTTAGGAACAGATTCGATATCAAATTCTGAGCCCTCTAACcattgctccccaccccccaccaaaaagTTTGGCTCCTTCTTAGAGCCTTCTGTGGGTTTGGTGAtctccagaaaaggaaaatctgtCATGGTAGGTCTGCCCATGGTCACCTGAGTTTTGAAATGCTGGTGTTCTTCCATCCAGCTGTGATTCATTCTCAGGCCAGGTTGGCTACCCCTGGGCCGGCTCGGGCTCCAGCAAAAGTCCTTTTTTGATGCCGGCCTTGACACCATCTCCAGTGGAGTTCCCATCATCCTGGAGTTCACAGGACACCGGAGGCTGTTTGGAGTTGGTCGGGTGAAGAAGAGTTAaggggtgtgcctggctggctcagttggtagagcatgtgacttgacctcagggttgtgagttcaagccccacattgggcatggtgCCTGTCTAAAAAAAGGCACTTTTAAGTGCCCTGTTTACAGGACAAAAGGGGATTTGTGAGTGTTGAGGAGAGTTGATTTTTACCAGTATTTTATCTTCCacatgttgactttttttttttttcagaaagttggccacttaaccgactgagccacccaggcgcccccacgtgTTAACATTTTAACAACTCAGATCACAATCCTCTTCAAAGACCTCTCAGCAAGCAGGTTCCAGTTTGCCTACAGCATATATGACAAGCTTGTGAGGCAATTTACACATGGCCCTCGTCCTGTTGCCATATGCCTCCAACTTATTTCTCAGTTTCAGCCCAGGCATTCTGAGGTTTCTATCTGTCTTTATATGATTCCATTACTTCCTAGTTCTTGGAGCTGTTATAAGCCTAGAATATCTATTGCCCCACAGGTCTTCAAGTTTTGAGATCAGGTAGACCTAGGCTGAAACCACATCAAGTAATTTAATAGCTTAGACAAGTAACCACTTTTTTGTTTTGGCATTTATCGGTTGGTGGATTGATTTGTTTGTgcaagtgggggtgagggggagaatggagcagagggagagacagagaatctcaaccaggctccaccctcagcagggagcccaatgcagggctcaatcccacaaccctgggagcatgacctgagccaaaatcaagagttctgtgctcaaccaactgagccacccaggcgccctgctttgattttttaaattaagtcaatttggggacgcctgggtagctcagtctgttaagcgtctgactgttgatttcggcccaggtcgtgatctcactgattgtgagttggagccccacatcaggctctgtgctgacagtgcagagcctgcttcggatgctctctctctccctccctctctgcccttcctctgctctctctctctctttcaaaataaataaataaatacgttattaaaaaataaagtcaatttcagattgaatttcattttctcatttgtgaaatgagggTAAAAGTACAGATCTCATAGGGGCATTATACAACCGCATTTGTTTTCAGGATTCCATGAGTTAATTTACTGGAAGCACACAGTGGTCGTCACGAATTGGTAGTGTTGGTACCCTTCATGACACCGGTCAAATGGCACCTCTGTGAAATCTTCAACTTCCCAGGCCACCTCTGCATTCCCACAGCACTTCATCTGCATCCATTAAAGCACACTGCTCACTATTATATTGTTACTTAGAGGTTTGTTTTCCCTGCTGGGATCTGAACCTCTTAAGGTCAGAAACGTATTTTCGTCCTCTCTCCATCTCATATAAGTCCTGGCACACAGAAGACACTCATtagatgtttgctgaatgaatgagtgacatgTATTAGGAGATAGTGGTGgtactatttttctgtttatggGAAGGTTCTTGAAGGaaagtgttgtttgtttttttttttaatgtttattcatttttgagagacagagagcaagcgggaaggagcagagagagcaggagacacagaatccgaagcaggctctggggctcaaactcagattgtgagatcatgacctgagctgaagttggacacccaaccgactgagccacctaggcgccccgaaaGTGGGTTTCTTAACTCCCCACTGTTGTTAATGCCTCAATTAAGGTGAACTGCACATTTTTAGTAAACAAGACATGTAAGTGTACAGAGAACCAGTTCATCAAAGTAATTTTCATTAAGGGaaaccagggtggttcagtcggttaagcgttcaactcttgattttagctcaggtcgtgatctcacggttggtgggttggggggggcatCAGGGTGATTCtcggcctgggattctctctccctctctctgccactcccacagagagagcacactctctctcaaactaaaacaaaacaaaacaaaaaaaacagctaaTGGTCCTTTTGTAATGTAAATTATACCCAGAGAATTCTGTATCCTGGAGCTGTGCAAACTGAGACTTTTGCTTTCCTCAAGGTTCACTTAGGTCATGTCTACAGCCagcagggggctcaaactcccaaccctgagatcaagagtcacatgctctactggctgagccagccaggagcccctcaaggTTCACTTAGGATTTGAGAAGAATTAGGAGCAAGGTGGGCTGAGAGACTACTGTTGATTGAGCGCTCACTCTGTCAGGTTTTGTGTTTATTCTTCTTACTGAAgtgtagttgatacacaatgttgttagtttgaggtgtacaacatagtgaacTGAAAATTCTGTACATGATGCAATGCTCACTACagtaagtatagttaccatctgtcaccacgtGACATTCCTATAGTGTGTTAATCTCTTTTATATGGATTATTTCATCTATCCTCATAGCAACTTCAAGTGATTAGGagcatcattcccattttacacatgggCAGACTGATTTATTCACCAAATATGTATCaagagcctactgtgtgccagataaTTTTTCTAGGAGCTGTGAGTACAGCAGCGAACACAACTGACCAAATCCCTCCTTTCTTAGAACTTAATGGAGATAGTTAAATACACTTCCAATATTCCAATTGCTATGGAGAAAATTTTAAGCCAGGCAATGGAGTTAGGAGGAACGGGGAGAAGGCTCcatgagtgcgtgtgtgtgtgtgtgtgtgtgtgtgaatagagTCTGGGAAAGCCAGCAAGCCAGCTTCCTGGCAAACTGGAAAAATGTTCAAGTTAGAGGGAAaggcaaatgcaaaggccctgaggtggagtACGCTTGGGGTGTTTCTTTGAAGAAACAAGCTAGGGAAGAATGGTGGGGCATGAGGTCTGTTGTGCCAGGGCCAGAAGGCAGGTGTGCACATCACAGAGGACCTTGTAAGCTTTTGTAAGGAATTTGCATTTTGCTGAGGGTGACGGGAGCCAGTGTGTGATCTGATTTAGGTTTTAAAGAGGTCATTCTGGCTACCTGTGGGAAAAACAGGGGTGAGTAAAAGGGAGGTCAAGGGTGAAAGCAGCGACCTAAGGAGGCTATTGCAAATACGTGGGACTGGGACTTATACactgagtggggcacctggggggctcattcTCCATTAAGTGGCTTGCTTccgcctaggtcatgatctccccattccccagttcgagccccacatcgggctctgtgctgacggctccgagcctggagtcGCCTTCGGATTctaatctccctctctctctgcccctccgccactagtgctctgtttctctctctcaaaaataaataaacattaaaaaaaatacattgagcatttactacatgccagacactgtgcaaGCCCTGTGCCCCATTATCTCATCTGACCTTTGCAGTAACTTTCTAGAGTTAAGTATtatccctccccgccccgccaccTATTTAGGGAAGGTTCAGAGAAAATACGAAGACTTATCAAAACTAGTTCTTGTTGGGTGCAGAACTGTTGATAAAAACTACTGGTTCAGAGTcctgagtacttttttttttttttttttgaaacgttTGTGGCTTTCATCCAAACTGTGTATCCTGGAAGTTTTAGAAAGAAACGTTTGGAGCTCCAGTAAATAA
Coding sequences:
- the ARL6IP1 gene encoding ADP-ribosylation factor-like protein 6-interacting protein 1, which codes for MAEGDNRSTNLLAAETASLEEQLQGWGEVMLMADKVLRWERAWFPPAIMGVVSLVFLTIYYLDPSVLSGVSCFVMFLCLADYLVPILAPRIFGSNKWTTEQQQRFHEICSNLVKTRRRAVGWWKRLFTLKEEKPKMYFMTMIVSLAAVAWVGQQVHNLLLTYLIVTFLLLLPGLNQHGIILKYIGMAKREINKLLKQKEKKNE